A stretch of the Perca flavescens isolate YP-PL-M2 chromosome 10, PFLA_1.0, whole genome shotgun sequence genome encodes the following:
- the gm2a gene encoding ganglioside GM2 activator, translating to MDNVVSFTVTVTLSLFMAVSQVHCSSSGLRRVTRAQVLGFDWKNCGQPDDPAVLKTLTLSPDPISIPGDLTASASGSTSVELSAPLALNVTLEREVAGFWVKVPCVEELGSCHYPDACAILNQLVPPGQDCPEPLHTYGLPCRCPFKAGSYSLPQSDFYLPDMDLPSWLTNGDYRVQGVLGSQGKELACLKVALSLHSN from the exons ATGGATAACGTTGTATCTTTCACGGTGACGGTAACATTGAGCCTTTTTATGGCCGTATCTCAGGTACACTGCAGCTCCTCCGGACTGAGGAGAGTCACCCGGGCACAG GTTCTGGGGTTTGATTGGAAGAACTGCGGGCAGCCAGATGATCCAGCTGTTCTCAAGACTCTGACTCTGTCTCCGGACCCGATCTCCATCCCCGGAGACCTGACGGCCTCCGCCTCTGGATCCACATCTGTGGAGCTGTCTGCTCCCCTGGCT CTCAACGTGACCCTGGAGAGGGAGGTGGCGGGTTTCTGGGTGAAGGTCCCGTGTGTGGAGGAGTTGGGCAGCTGTCACTATCCGGACGCCTGTGCCATCCTGAACCAGCTGGTCCCGCCGGGTCAGGACTGTCCCGAGCCGCTCCACACCTACGGACTGCCCTGCCGCTGCCCCTTCAAAGCC GGATCGTACTCTCTGCCTCAGTCGGACTTCTACCTGCCCGACATGGATCTGCCCTCCTGGCTGACCAACGGGGACTACCGTGTGCAAGGCGTCCTGGGCAGCCAGGGCAAAGAGCTGGCCTGCCTCAAAGTGGCTCTCTCCCTTCACTCCAACTAA